CCGTGACGGTGGGCACCTCGCGCAAGTCCCGGCGCGCCCCCAGCGCATGCGGTATTGCCTGGGCCGCCCGCGCCGCTTCCACCACCTCGGGCGCGAAGTCCCGCCGCAGCCCGTGCCGGGCGATGACGCGCTCGATGGAGCGGTCCGCCCCTGGCTCCAGCTTGTAGACGGGCACCACCTTGCCCTCGGCCACGCGCGCCACCACCGCGTCCCCGGGCTGTACCGCCACGCCGCCCGGCTCCAGCGGCCAGTCCGTGTTCGCCACCTCCTTGTCGATGCGCAGGTACGCAGCGCCCTTGCGCGTCACCACCTCGCCGAACACCTGCTCCCGCGTGCGCTGCACCAGTGAGAGCCCACTCGCCGCCCACCGCCCATCCGTGCCCTGGCTCACCGTCGCGGAGACGACATCTCCCGCCAGGAACGCCGACAGCTCCGGCGGCGGAATGAACGCGGACAGCACCTCTCCCGAGGGCGGGGGCGTGGCCACCAGAAAACCGAATCCACGAGGGTGGATGTCGATGCGCCCTGTGACAGAGCGTGAAGCAGAGGTGTTACTGGGGAGAGGAGTGAGCTGTGACATTCGCGCCAGAACCTACCATTGAGATAGGTGGGTAAATTGTATTATTACAAAATAAGCTGATTACACTGTTGACACCGGCTCGTTTGAAAGACAAGTATTCGCGCCATCCCCCCATTTTCCAAGGAGTCGGGAATGTTGCGTGGTTTCAACTGGAAGAGCGGCCTGGTGGTCGGTGCGATGGTGGCCTTCACGGGCTGTACGCAGTCGGAGAGCCAGGAGCAGCAGCCCGCACCGACACAGCAGGAGGCGGCTCCGGCGGCGCGCGGGTGCGCCACGCAGGATCTGAGCCAGGAAGAGCAGAACTTGGTCGAGGCGACCCTGCGTGAGACGCGCAGCCAGATGGCGGCCAACGGCTCCATCACCATCAACGTGTACTGGCACGTCATCAACAACGGGACGGGAATTGCCAACGGCGACCTTCCCCAGTCGCAGATTGACGACCAGATTGCCGTGCTGAACGCGGCGTACGCGAACACTCCGTTCAAGTTCGCCCTGGCGAGCGTGGACCGCACCACCAACGCCACCTGGTACACCTCCAGCGGCGGCACCTCCGAGACGCAGATGAAGAACGCGCTGCGCAAGGGCACCGCGGACGACCTGAACGTCTACTCGAACAACATGGGCGGCGGCCTGCTGGGCTGGGCGACCTTCCCCTCGTCCTACACGTCCTCGCCGAAGCTGGACGGCGTGGTCATCCTGTATTCGTCCGTGCCGGGCGGCACCGCGGCGCCGTACAACCTGGGTGATACGGCGACCCACGAGATCGGCCACTGGCTGGGCCTGTACCACACGTTCCAGGGCGGCTGCGCCAAGAACAACGATGGTGTGGATGACACCCCGCAGGAGAAGTCGCCTGCGTACGGTTGCCCCGCCGGCCGCGACACCTGCACGCGTGACACGGGTGCGGACCCCATCTACAACTTCATGGACTACACCGACGACAGCTGCATGAACACGTTCACCACGGGCCAGCGCACGCGCATGGACTCCATGTGGACGTCGTACCGCCTGGGCAAGTAGTCA
The DNA window shown above is from Hyalangium minutum and carries:
- a CDS encoding zinc metalloprotease, yielding MLRGFNWKSGLVVGAMVAFTGCTQSESQEQQPAPTQQEAAPAARGCATQDLSQEEQNLVEATLRETRSQMAANGSITINVYWHVINNGTGIANGDLPQSQIDDQIAVLNAAYANTPFKFALASVDRTTNATWYTSSGGTSETQMKNALRKGTADDLNVYSNNMGGGLLGWATFPSSYTSSPKLDGVVILYSSVPGGTAAPYNLGDTATHEIGHWLGLYHTFQGGCAKNNDGVDDTPQEKSPAYGCPAGRDTCTRDTGADPIYNFMDYTDDSCMNTFTTGQRTRMDSMWTSYRLGK